A stretch of Antennarius striatus isolate MH-2024 chromosome 6, ASM4005453v1, whole genome shotgun sequence DNA encodes these proteins:
- the LOC137596901 gene encoding sodium/potassium-transporting ATPase subunit beta-3-like, whose protein sequence is MSSVPQEEDQEVKEEKQEVKEEKQEVKEEKQEVKEEKKEEEKQEVKEEKQEVKEEKKEEVKQEVKEEVKEKKGEEKESWTDFIYNRRTGEFMGRTATSWGLVLLFYLLFYGFLAGMFTLTMWVMLQTLDENVPRYQDRVSNPGLVIRPHAAEISFNRSDPANYDPYVQQMHQLLHSYNDSLQESNELCLVGVYTEQDNHTHKRACQFKRSTLRQCSGLPDASFGYAQGTPCILVKMNRVIGLKPQGEPYISCTAKRDRPLQMLYFPPEGRLDRMYFPYYGKNAHPDYVQPLVAVQLLLRKEDYNVEQTVECKLEGSHLRNDDDRDKNMGRVTFRVKVLE, encoded by the exons ATGTCGTCCGTCCCTCAGGAGGAAGaccaggaggtgaaggaggagaagcaggaggtgaaggaggagaagcaggaggtgaaggaggagaagcaggaggtgaaggaggagaagaaggaggaggagaagcaggaggtgaaggaggagaagcaggaggtgaaggaggagaagaaggaggaggtgaagcaggaggtgaaggaggaggtgaaggagaagaagggggaggagaaggagtccTGGACGGATTTCATCTACAACCGGAGGACCGGGGAGTTCATGGGCCGGACCGCCACCAGCTGGG ggctGGTGCTGCTGTTCTACCTGCTGTTCTACGGCTTCCTGGCGGGGATGTTCACCCTCACCATGTGGGTCATGCTGCAGACGCTGGACGAGAACGTGCCGCGCTACCAGGACCGCGTGTCCAACCCGG GTCTGGTGATCCGACCTCATGCTGCTGAAATCTCCTTCAACCGTAGTGACCCGGCCAACTACGACCCGTACGTGCAGCAGATGCACCAACTCCTGCACA GCTACAACGACAGCCTCCAGGAGAGCAACGAGCTGTGTTTGGTGGGCGTGTACACGGAGCAGGATAACCACACCCACAAGAGGGCGTGTCAGTTCAAGCGCAGCACGCTGCGCCAGTGCTCCGGCCTGCCTGACGCCAGCTTCGGATACGCCCAGGGGACGCCGTGCATCCTGGTCAAGATGAACCGG gTCATCGGACTGAAGCCACAAGGAGAACCCTACATCAGCTGCACTGCCAAG AGGGACCGCCCCCTCCAGATGCTCTACTTCCCCCCCGAGGGACGCCTGGACAGGATGTACTTCCCCTACTATGGCAAGAACGCTCAC CCGGACTACGTCCAGCCGCTGGTTGCCGTGCAGCTGTTGCTAAGGAAGGAGGACTACAACGTGGAGCAGACGGTTGAGTGTAAACTGGAGGGGTCACACCTGCGTAACGACGACGACCGGGACAAGAACATGGGTCGTGTCACATTCAGGGTCAAAGTTTTGGAATAA